In one window of Desulforhabdus amnigena DNA:
- the cas1 gene encoding CRISPR-associated endonuclease Cas1 yields MAVAYVMEQGVTLNREGERLVVRKGSTTLHALHLFKLEQLVVMGNVSLTPPALTCLLDSGVDTVFMSLNGRYKGRLQSPLSKNITLRCDQFRRLGDSAFCLNAARSIVAGKINNLRTALQRLNRSRETLELDDHILELKQLGQKAVEAENLEILRGYEGRAAVRYFDGFARGFLAEGVTFARRVRRPPTDPVNALLSLGYTLLFNTVMAAVSLVGFDPYLGCLHTVDYGRPSLPLDLMEEWRPVIVDSLVLSVFNLKVITLEDFICTPPSLEEDAPDPLDPLADDEEETEKSQGKNPAALPVRLTDTGFRKFITQFERKMGEKVRFHLTDQHFSYRDCIREQVRHFARVVRGEEAVYRPVAWR; encoded by the coding sequence ATGGCTGTAGCGTATGTAATGGAGCAAGGTGTGACCTTGAATCGGGAAGGAGAGCGACTGGTGGTGCGTAAAGGCAGCACCACCCTCCATGCCCTTCACCTGTTCAAGCTGGAACAACTCGTTGTCATGGGAAACGTTTCGCTTACGCCCCCGGCCTTGACTTGCCTGCTGGATTCCGGGGTGGACACAGTCTTCATGTCCCTGAACGGTCGTTACAAGGGGAGGCTTCAGAGCCCCCTCAGCAAGAATATCACCCTGAGATGCGACCAGTTTCGCCGGTTGGGAGATTCCGCTTTCTGCCTGAATGCCGCTCGATCCATCGTGGCCGGGAAGATCAACAACCTGCGCACTGCGCTGCAGCGGCTCAACCGCAGCCGGGAAACCCTGGAACTGGACGATCACATCCTGGAATTGAAGCAGTTGGGACAAAAAGCGGTTGAAGCGGAAAACCTGGAAATCCTGCGTGGTTATGAAGGCCGAGCGGCGGTCCGCTATTTTGACGGTTTTGCACGGGGCTTCCTGGCGGAAGGAGTGACCTTCGCCCGCCGGGTCCGCCGCCCGCCTACGGACCCGGTAAACGCTCTACTGAGCCTGGGGTATACACTCCTCTTCAATACGGTCATGGCAGCCGTGAGCCTGGTGGGCTTCGACCCTTACCTCGGCTGTCTTCATACCGTGGATTACGGTCGGCCTTCCTTGCCCCTGGATCTCATGGAAGAATGGCGACCGGTCATCGTGGACTCTCTCGTTTTGAGCGTTTTCAATCTCAAGGTCATTACCCTGGAGGATTTCATATGTACTCCCCCATCCCTGGAAGAAGACGCTCCAGACCCACTTGACCCCTTGGCCGATGATGAAGAAGAAACTGAAAAGTCGCAAGGCAAGAACCCGGCGGCACTGCCCGTCAGGCTCACGGACACTGGATTTCGCAAATTCATCACCCAGTTCGAAAGAAAGATGGGGGAAAAAGTGCGATTTCACCTGACGGACCAACATTTTTCCTACCGCGACTGCATTCGGGAACAGGTGCGCCATTTCGCTCGAGTCGTTCGAGGTGAGGAGGCCGTTTACCGTCCCGTGGCTTGGAGGTGA
- a CDS encoding mechanosensitive ion channel family protein: MSEKRLNIFRCITITSLLLGFLSFSTVSAQTQAMENAAQGEQGEPKQEKPTVLDQLKELSSETTAPIKTEKIDKAGEKISDHIEKIEKEASSRWGDWIDAELFWGITWLKLGFCLSILFSVFVFERLLHFFIKRRLKKQSDEAAPPTWHTILLRGISKPLSLFIWVYGTYGALSPLFSHFAKPGALQLFHNIAKWCADLGGTIAALWAIYRLLHLVDFQVTRWARSKQGLFGSGMIAFSKCSRAPVKMLIFLIFFRLAVPFFGPGEVLQTIIGQVFSLLLIAAVAWLIIEGTCALEDVLLGYYKMDVSDNLAARKVHTQVRFLRRLTVALTVILAGASMLMVFEKVRQLGAGILASAGILGIVVGLAAQRSIANLLVGLQVAITQPIRLDDVVIVENEWGRVEEITTTYVVVKIWDLRRLIVPITYFTEKPFQNWTRVSAELLGTVFLYVDYTVPVEAVRRELHGVLEASEFWNGKAWGLQVTNTTPQAMELRLLMSADDASAAWSLRCEVREKMITFVQQNFPESLPKIRAEFRQEKTGEAPPFLEEARGDVSPV, encoded by the coding sequence ATGTCGGAAAAAAGATTAAATATATTCAGATGCATAACCATCACATCCCTTCTTTTGGGGTTTCTTTCATTTTCCACTGTATCGGCCCAGACACAAGCTATGGAAAATGCCGCACAAGGGGAACAGGGTGAACCGAAACAGGAAAAGCCCACGGTCCTCGATCAACTCAAAGAACTGTCTTCGGAAACAACCGCTCCTATAAAGACGGAAAAAATCGACAAAGCGGGAGAGAAAATCAGCGATCACATTGAAAAAATAGAGAAGGAAGCTTCTTCCCGTTGGGGGGACTGGATCGATGCCGAACTGTTTTGGGGAATCACCTGGCTCAAGCTGGGTTTCTGCCTTTCCATACTCTTCTCTGTGTTTGTTTTCGAACGCCTGCTGCACTTTTTCATAAAGCGCAGGCTGAAGAAACAGTCGGATGAAGCCGCTCCCCCCACATGGCACACCATCCTCCTGAGGGGTATTTCAAAACCCCTTTCCCTCTTCATTTGGGTTTACGGAACCTATGGCGCCTTATCCCCCTTGTTTTCTCATTTCGCCAAACCGGGTGCCCTGCAGCTTTTCCACAATATCGCCAAATGGTGCGCAGACCTCGGGGGCACCATCGCTGCCCTGTGGGCCATCTATCGGCTGTTGCATCTCGTGGATTTTCAAGTCACCCGGTGGGCACGATCAAAGCAGGGCCTGTTCGGAAGTGGAATGATCGCCTTTTCGAAATGCAGTCGTGCTCCCGTAAAGATGCTCATTTTTCTCATCTTCTTTCGGTTGGCCGTCCCCTTTTTCGGCCCGGGGGAAGTCCTTCAAACGATCATCGGGCAGGTCTTCAGCCTGCTTCTCATTGCGGCGGTCGCATGGCTGATCATCGAAGGGACATGCGCCCTGGAAGATGTCCTCCTCGGGTACTACAAGATGGACGTCAGCGACAATCTCGCGGCAAGAAAAGTTCATACCCAGGTGCGCTTTCTCAGGCGACTCACCGTTGCATTGACGGTCATCCTCGCAGGAGCCTCCATGCTTATGGTCTTTGAAAAAGTAAGACAACTCGGTGCCGGCATCCTGGCTTCCGCGGGTATTTTGGGTATCGTCGTCGGTCTGGCTGCGCAACGGTCCATCGCGAACCTCCTCGTAGGGCTGCAGGTAGCCATCACCCAACCCATTCGCCTGGACGACGTGGTGATCGTCGAAAATGAGTGGGGCCGCGTGGAGGAAATCACGACGACCTATGTCGTTGTCAAGATATGGGACCTGAGGCGGTTGATTGTCCCCATCACCTACTTTACGGAAAAACCGTTCCAAAATTGGACAAGGGTCTCGGCGGAACTACTCGGCACGGTTTTTCTTTACGTGGACTACACGGTACCCGTCGAAGCCGTGCGCCGGGAGCTGCACGGAGTACTCGAAGCATCGGAGTTTTGGAACGGCAAGGCATGGGGACTTCAAGTGACCAACACCACCCCCCAGGCGATGGAGCTTCGCCTGCTCATGAGCGCCGACGACGCCTCCGCGGCCTGGAGCCTGCGCTGTGAAGTGAGAGAAAAGATGATCACTTTCGTTCAACAGAACTTTCCGGAGAGCCTTCCCAAAATTCGAGCCGAATTCCGACAGGAGAAAACGGGAGAAGCGCCACCCTTTCTGGAAGAAGCGAGAGGGGATGTCTCCCCTGTCTAA
- the cas2 gene encoding CRISPR-associated endonuclease Cas2, with amino-acid sequence MHVLVSYDIVDNKTRTRVMKHLKNYGQRVQLSCYECDLDESMYQQMKEGVEQLIDKKMDSVRYYRLCKGCLHNVIICGWGEVREDEGFEII; translated from the coding sequence ATGCATGTACTGGTTTCCTACGATATCGTTGACAATAAAACCCGGACCCGCGTGATGAAACATCTCAAGAACTACGGGCAAAGAGTGCAATTGAGTTGCTACGAATGCGATCTCGATGAATCCATGTACCAGCAGATGAAGGAAGGGGTGGAACAACTCATCGACAAAAAGATGGACAGCGTACGCTATTACCGCCTCTGCAAGGGGTGCCTGCATAACGTTATCATTTGCGGCTGGGGGGAAGTCCGGGAAGATGAAGGTTTTGAGATCATCTGA
- a CDS encoding translocation/assembly module TamB domain-containing protein, giving the protein MTEKTRRQWVVIGVAGVLGAILLLLCASFLVIQTDFARKEVTAKLSSLLSREPEQKVVLENLEGVVPFRMRLGRVVVSDAQGMWLMGENIVLNWSPLALLTGKLRIEELGASLIKVDRLPPSAPEKPKESRPFTLPEKLPPVVVEHLNVEQLALGEPVLGRSGVFRLKGDVLKAGDGGGLTASLHAGRTDEGPETRLDLVATLKGNPPELVVEGELHEAPNGWLAGVLNLKEAGELQLALRGKGPLSAWKGTLSGSVGKYGSINMNVHLGMLKDITLDLDGKGEVVPSFLPPSLAPLLGAENRFGITLHFVSGESVALNRVDLQSASYRLQGTGKLDLKSQAVQSDFSLGVGDLKVLAPLAGIPLAGAAGIQMRVAGTLQQPQGNILLDFKKLQTDQVRIEQVLTDLKFESLDSKASSLTGLRISGSGSAKQILVPREKKLPETSLSWSLDLGVPFKGSIAVHRFEIEGDQHSLKVAGDFDPAKLSGDLETKLEIKDLRMLTALLGEEHPGALALKVQVKGEGRTGSATAHVDGELTRVEGLPPALTVLLGPKVTVTGDVALKERRDLQVSAFRLEGQGVRLTSEAAVDLSGKAMKGNWKLSLPELKPVGTALKKSMAGSVEAEGDVKGSFDALELAVSLRGKNIAWEKSKFERIVSDLHARGVPRSPTGDFLLEVKQGKGVLKASTGFSLENKNLKLASLRMEAPGGKVEGDLKAVLDKTLLEGTLDGRFKNLGELGRFLGQSMGGSVEFNVRLSHAREEQDVKATLKGKGIASSFGNTEQLSLEADLKNVLRAPRGSADAQIKGFQSGGLALRSFDLQAAGDGKGVRLEAKARGHAVQDFDFKTEGQWGRVNTTDRVQLKTFSGNFGKYPVNLQQPFLLDRSPQGLSFEKLALKFGKGSLQASGGLGPKKVDLDAELDRFPLEMLALFGVPDLSGTGAGRLQLAGDPARPVTRMNLRLTDIRSGKSSLQNVPPATLTVEGSLEGGRLKAEAQLEGPVKKPAKAALAVPARFSLDPFAFEVSPSSPLQGSLDAEADLARLMQFVPQEGQKLAGNLTAHMDIGGTVSEPGVSGDAVVEKGHYENQATGTVLSNLSAKVVARGKRLDIENLTATDSGAGKISATGGLELDPEKDFPFKVEITFTDATLVRREDVTGTVRGGLDLAGSSRNVALGGNLEVAPAQINLPKSLPPELTRLDVIEIHGPVEMKHEGKPEIAPPPFKLGLNLRVVLPGRIFVRGRGLDSEWGGNLRIEGSADAPVIIGNLNVIRGYFDFLDKRFKLVKGTIQFDGTSPPSPYLEVTAEAQAKDITARLLISGLVSSPKIELESDPYLPKDEILARILFGRSLSNVTPVQALKLAKAAETLSTGGNTLDFMGRSRKILGLDQLDIREAEGESAAAVGIGKYLTEDIYVDVQKDVSGQAGKARVEVEITPNITITGEAGSDATTGLGVNWKYDY; this is encoded by the coding sequence ATGACCGAAAAAACAAGACGACAGTGGGTGGTCATCGGAGTGGCCGGAGTGCTGGGAGCGATCCTTCTGCTTCTTTGCGCCTCGTTTCTCGTGATTCAAACCGATTTTGCCCGGAAGGAAGTCACGGCAAAGCTTTCGAGTCTTCTCAGCAGGGAACCCGAACAGAAGGTGGTCCTGGAAAACCTGGAGGGTGTCGTCCCGTTCCGAATGCGCCTGGGGCGCGTGGTGGTGAGCGATGCCCAAGGGATGTGGCTCATGGGCGAAAATATCGTCTTGAACTGGTCTCCCCTGGCCCTCTTGACGGGAAAGCTGCGAATCGAGGAGCTGGGCGCATCCCTGATCAAAGTCGATCGTTTGCCGCCCTCCGCTCCCGAGAAGCCCAAGGAGTCCCGGCCCTTCACGCTGCCTGAAAAACTGCCCCCTGTGGTGGTGGAGCACTTGAATGTCGAGCAGCTTGCCCTGGGCGAGCCGGTTCTCGGCAGAAGCGGCGTTTTCCGTCTGAAGGGTGACGTGCTCAAAGCCGGGGACGGCGGGGGGCTCACGGCATCCCTTCATGCAGGACGCACCGACGAGGGACCGGAAACCCGGCTCGATCTCGTGGCCACTTTGAAGGGAAACCCGCCCGAGCTGGTCGTCGAGGGAGAACTCCATGAAGCTCCCAACGGATGGCTGGCCGGGGTTTTGAACCTGAAAGAGGCTGGAGAGCTCCAACTGGCCCTGCGCGGAAAAGGTCCGCTTTCGGCCTGGAAGGGAACCCTTTCCGGAAGCGTGGGGAAGTATGGGTCCATCAATATGAACGTTCACCTCGGGATGCTGAAGGATATCACCTTGGATCTCGATGGAAAGGGCGAAGTGGTTCCCTCTTTTCTGCCTCCCTCCCTGGCCCCGCTCCTGGGAGCGGAAAATCGTTTCGGCATCACGCTCCATTTCGTATCGGGCGAATCCGTGGCCCTGAACAGGGTGGACCTGCAGAGCGCCTCCTACAGGCTGCAGGGGACGGGGAAGCTGGATCTCAAATCCCAGGCGGTGCAGAGTGATTTCTCGCTCGGAGTGGGAGACCTCAAGGTGCTGGCGCCCCTGGCCGGCATTCCCCTTGCCGGAGCCGCGGGGATTCAAATGCGTGTCGCCGGGACCCTGCAACAGCCCCAGGGGAATATCCTTCTCGATTTCAAAAAGCTGCAAACAGATCAGGTGCGGATCGAACAGGTGCTGACCGACCTCAAGTTCGAATCCCTCGATTCCAAAGCCTCTTCTTTAACCGGCCTGCGCATCAGCGGATCGGGCAGTGCGAAGCAAATTCTAGTTCCCAGGGAAAAGAAACTCCCCGAAACGTCCCTCTCCTGGTCCCTGGACCTGGGGGTGCCCTTTAAAGGGAGCATCGCCGTTCACCGGTTCGAAATCGAAGGCGATCAGCATTCCCTTAAAGTGGCGGGAGATTTCGACCCCGCGAAACTGAGCGGTGATCTCGAGACGAAGCTTGAAATCAAGGACTTGAGGATGCTGACGGCTCTTCTCGGAGAGGAGCATCCCGGCGCCCTGGCTCTGAAAGTCCAGGTGAAGGGGGAGGGGCGAACGGGTTCCGCGACGGCGCATGTCGATGGAGAGCTGACCCGCGTGGAAGGGCTGCCTCCCGCCTTGACGGTCCTGCTCGGTCCGAAGGTCACGGTGACGGGCGATGTCGCCCTCAAGGAACGAAGGGATCTCCAGGTTTCCGCATTCCGGCTGGAAGGGCAGGGGGTGCGCCTTACGAGCGAAGCGGCCGTGGACCTTTCCGGGAAGGCCATGAAGGGAAACTGGAAGCTTTCCCTGCCCGAGCTGAAACCGGTCGGAACGGCCCTGAAAAAGTCCATGGCGGGTAGCGTGGAGGCGGAAGGGGATGTGAAGGGGAGCTTCGATGCCCTGGAACTTGCCGTTTCCTTGCGCGGAAAGAATATCGCCTGGGAAAAGAGCAAATTCGAGCGGATCGTATCGGATCTTCATGCCCGTGGTGTACCCCGGTCTCCCACGGGAGACTTTCTCCTGGAAGTGAAACAGGGAAAGGGCGTCCTGAAAGCATCCACCGGTTTTTCCCTTGAAAACAAGAATCTGAAACTGGCTTCCCTTCGCATGGAAGCCCCCGGCGGCAAGGTGGAAGGGGATCTCAAGGCGGTCCTCGACAAGACGCTTCTCGAGGGCACATTGGACGGCCGGTTCAAAAACCTGGGCGAGCTCGGCCGCTTTCTCGGACAATCCATGGGGGGAAGCGTGGAATTCAATGTTCGCCTTTCCCACGCCAGGGAAGAACAGGACGTCAAGGCGACCCTCAAGGGAAAAGGCATCGCATCGTCCTTTGGCAATACCGAGCAGCTTTCCCTGGAGGCGGACCTCAAGAACGTTCTTCGAGCCCCCCGCGGATCTGCCGACGCGCAGATCAAGGGATTCCAAAGCGGCGGCCTTGCCTTGCGCAGCTTCGACCTGCAAGCGGCCGGCGACGGGAAGGGGGTGCGGCTCGAGGCGAAAGCCAGGGGACATGCGGTCCAGGATTTCGATTTCAAAACAGAGGGGCAATGGGGGCGGGTGAATACGACGGACCGCGTTCAGCTGAAGACATTCAGCGGAAATTTCGGAAAATATCCCGTGAATCTCCAGCAGCCTTTTCTGCTCGATCGATCCCCCCAGGGCCTTTCCTTCGAGAAGCTCGCCCTGAAGTTTGGAAAGGGAAGCCTGCAGGCTTCAGGCGGACTCGGGCCGAAGAAAGTGGACCTGGACGCCGAACTGGACCGGTTTCCCCTGGAAATGCTGGCTCTTTTCGGAGTGCCCGATCTCTCGGGGACCGGGGCCGGACGCCTCCAGCTGGCAGGAGATCCCGCAAGGCCCGTCACACGCATGAATCTGCGTCTTACCGACATTCGATCGGGTAAGTCGTCCCTTCAAAATGTCCCTCCGGCGACCTTGACCGTAGAGGGTTCCCTGGAGGGAGGTCGGTTGAAGGCGGAAGCCCAACTGGAAGGGCCGGTCAAGAAGCCGGCGAAAGCCGCCTTGGCGGTTCCTGCCCGTTTTTCACTGGATCCCTTTGCCTTTGAAGTCTCTCCATCGAGTCCGCTTCAGGGCAGCCTGGACGCCGAGGCCGACCTGGCGAGGCTCATGCAATTCGTGCCCCAGGAAGGGCAGAAGCTGGCTGGAAATTTGACCGCCCACATGGACATCGGGGGAACGGTGTCGGAACCCGGAGTCTCCGGTGATGCGGTCGTCGAGAAGGGCCACTACGAGAACCAGGCGACGGGGACGGTTTTGAGCAATCTCTCCGCGAAAGTCGTCGCCAGGGGAAAACGGCTCGACATCGAAAACCTGACCGCCACCGACAGCGGAGCGGGAAAAATCTCGGCAACGGGGGGACTGGAGCTCGACCCTGAAAAGGACTTTCCTTTCAAGGTGGAAATCACTTTTACGGATGCCACCCTGGTGCGCCGTGAAGACGTGACGGGAACTGTGCGGGGAGGCCTGGACCTCGCAGGGTCCAGCCGGAATGTGGCGCTGGGGGGGAACCTCGAGGTGGCGCCGGCTCAGATCAATCTGCCCAAGAGCCTGCCGCCGGAATTGACCAGGCTCGATGTCATTGAAATCCATGGACCGGTAGAGATGAAACACGAGGGGAAACCCGAAATCGCGCCTCCTCCCTTCAAACTGGGACTCAATCTGCGCGTCGTTCTTCCCGGCCGCATTTTTGTGCGGGGCCGGGGGCTCGATTCGGAATGGGGAGGCAATCTGCGCATCGAGGGCTCCGCCGATGCCCCGGTCATTATCGGGAATCTCAACGTGATACGAGGATATTTCGATTTTCTGGACAAGCGCTTCAAGCTGGTGAAGGGAACCATCCAGTTCGACGGGACCTCTCCTCCGTCCCCCTACCTGGAAGTGACGGCGGAGGCGCAGGCGAAGGACATCACGGCGCGCCTTCTCATTTCGGGGCTCGTCTCCTCTCCGAAGATCGAACTGGAATCCGATCCCTACCTTCCCAAGGATGAGATCCTCGCAAGAATTCTCTTCGGGCGGAGCCTCTCCAACGTCACCCCCGTCCAGGCGCTGAAACTTGCCAAGGCGGCGGAAACCCTTTCCACCGGGGGAAATACCCTCGATTTCATGGGCCGCAGCCGGAAGATCCTGGGCCTGGACCAGCTCGACATACGGGAGGCCGAGGGTGAAAGCGCCGCTGCGGTAGGCATAGGGAAATACCTGACGGAAGACATCTACGTGGACGTCCAGAAGGATGTGAGCGGACAGGCCGGAAAAGCGCGGGTGGAAGTCGAGATCACTCCCAATATCACCATCACGGGCGAGGCTGGTTCCGATGCCACCACCGGCCTGGGAGTCAACTGGAAATACGATTACTGA
- a CDS encoding autotransporter assembly complex protein TamA: MALKTAAKCYPMKWLVLLCWGILSVFMPAGTSLGESGVPYEVTLEGVADKGLQGILKALSNTFAKQDEPPATLYLLKRRTSDDIELFRQALRSRGYYAAQIDVEIDEKSEPVQVRFHIQTGPPYLLKSVDIVQESGEPFPETVKVPSAAELNLEVGQPSNARRILDAQDLILRKMQAQGYPFAKIMERRVVVDHSVEGVLVTYRMELGPLAHFGATDIKGLESVEEGFIRRKLPWKQGDRFNGDLFVEARKRYTETRLFSLILIKHAEALDADGELPISIELKERKHRSVRVGVSYATDEGAGVTASWENRNLFHQGEKFKTALTISSLVLALDNTFQKADFMRPDQSLNANLRVARDDTDAFTSNNLETSLIVQRELMRGMKIGAGPGFRLSRVDQTTEDQQNFALLSFPGQFDWDTSDNLLDPTRGGRLRLQASPYYDMLGSNVTFFRTYASYSRYFILLEHPFLLFAGRGAVGSMGGTDRDSIPADIRFYAGGGGSIRGYPYQTVSPLLDGEPIGGRSLVELSAEFRLKVTKSIGLVAFLDGGSAFDSVYPDFSTSLRWGTGAGVRYFTPIGPLRVDVGVPLNRREDLDDPFQVYISLGQAF, from the coding sequence GTGGCTTTGAAGACCGCCGCAAAATGCTATCCGATGAAATGGCTGGTCCTTTTGTGCTGGGGCATTCTGAGTGTTTTCATGCCTGCCGGAACCTCCCTTGGAGAATCGGGAGTGCCTTATGAGGTCACTCTCGAGGGGGTGGCCGACAAGGGCCTACAGGGAATATTGAAGGCGCTTTCCAACACTTTCGCCAAGCAGGATGAACCGCCCGCCACTCTCTATCTTCTCAAGCGGAGAACCAGCGATGATATTGAACTTTTCCGCCAGGCCCTTCGTTCCCGGGGGTACTATGCGGCCCAGATCGATGTGGAGATCGATGAGAAGAGTGAACCCGTCCAGGTAAGGTTTCATATTCAAACAGGCCCCCCCTACCTTCTGAAGTCGGTCGATATCGTTCAAGAGAGCGGTGAGCCCTTTCCTGAGACCGTAAAGGTGCCGAGCGCCGCGGAGCTTAACCTTGAGGTGGGGCAACCTTCCAACGCCCGGCGCATTCTCGATGCCCAGGACCTGATCCTCAGGAAAATGCAGGCCCAGGGCTATCCCTTCGCCAAAATCATGGAACGCAGAGTGGTGGTGGACCACAGTGTGGAAGGGGTTCTGGTGACGTATCGCATGGAGCTCGGTCCCCTGGCACATTTTGGGGCCACGGATATAAAGGGGCTGGAATCGGTGGAAGAGGGCTTCATCAGGCGAAAGCTTCCCTGGAAGCAGGGAGACCGTTTCAATGGGGACCTCTTCGTGGAGGCTCGAAAGCGTTATACGGAAACCCGGCTTTTTTCTCTCATTCTCATCAAGCACGCCGAGGCCCTGGATGCCGACGGCGAACTTCCCATAAGCATCGAGCTCAAAGAGAGAAAGCATCGCAGTGTTCGAGTGGGGGTCAGTTATGCAACCGATGAGGGCGCTGGTGTGACCGCTTCCTGGGAAAACCGCAACCTTTTTCACCAGGGCGAAAAATTCAAGACGGCCTTGACGATTTCGAGCCTGGTCCTCGCTTTGGACAATACGTTCCAGAAGGCTGATTTCATGAGGCCGGACCAATCCCTCAACGCCAACTTGCGAGTGGCGAGGGATGATACAGATGCCTTTACCAGCAACAACCTCGAGACTTCCCTCATTGTACAGAGGGAATTGATGCGTGGCATGAAAATCGGCGCCGGTCCGGGTTTCAGGCTTTCCCGTGTGGATCAGACAACGGAGGATCAGCAGAATTTCGCGCTCCTTTCATTCCCCGGGCAATTCGACTGGGACACCAGCGACAACCTGCTGGATCCAACCCGTGGGGGGCGTTTGCGGCTGCAGGCTTCCCCTTACTACGACATGCTGGGTTCAAACGTGACTTTCTTCAGGACCTATGCCAGCTACAGCCGTTATTTCATTTTGCTGGAGCATCCCTTTCTTCTGTTTGCCGGCCGCGGCGCCGTGGGGAGCATGGGGGGAACCGACCGGGATTCCATCCCTGCCGATATCCGGTTTTATGCGGGTGGGGGCGGATCCATCCGAGGTTATCCCTACCAGACGGTGAGCCCCCTGCTGGATGGAGAGCCGATCGGGGGGCGTTCCCTGGTGGAGCTGAGTGCGGAATTCCGGCTCAAGGTGACAAAATCCATCGGCCTTGTGGCCTTTCTGGACGGGGGCAGCGCGTTTGATTCGGTCTATCCCGACTTCAGTACGAGCCTGAGGTGGGGGACGGGTGCCGGTGTGCGATATTTTACACCCATCGGACCGCTGCGCGTGGATGTGGGAGTCCCTCTCAACCGTCGTGAAGATCTGGATGATCCTTTTCAAGTTTACATCAGCTTGGGACAGGCATTTTAA
- the cas2 gene encoding CRISPR-associated endonuclease Cas2, protein MATRINHILASYDISHPRRLQRVAKIMRDYGDRVLKSVFECHLSDADFQRMKERIEETIDHTEDCVRFYFVCDKCLGRVEVSGLGEGFVDEVEFIIT, encoded by the coding sequence ATGGCAACAAGAATCAACCATATCCTGGCCAGCTATGATATCAGCCATCCACGGAGACTCCAGCGTGTGGCCAAAATCATGCGTGATTATGGCGACCGGGTGCTGAAAAGCGTTTTTGAATGCCATTTGAGCGATGCGGATTTTCAGCGAATGAAGGAACGCATCGAAGAAACCATCGACCACACGGAAGACTGCGTGCGTTTCTATTTCGTTTGTGATAAATGTTTAGGACGTGTGGAGGTTTCAGGCCTGGGTGAGGGGTTTGTTGATGAAGTTGAGTTCATCATCACATGA